A segment of the Rhodohalobacter barkolensis genome:
TACCACCGTTCTAAGTTCAATGTCTTCGGCGTGTGACCTTATTGACCACGTGAGAACTCAACTTCCATACGCCTTGGTTGTTGCCTTTGTAGCCTTGGTTGTCGGTGAACTACCCGCCGCTTTCGACTGGATCCATCCGGTTTGGGGACTACTGGCAGGGTTAGTAATCCTATACTTCATTCTGAAGTATTTCGGAAAAGATCCCGAAGCCACAGCGGCTCAGGCGTAACAGTTCAGGGGTGATGGTAACTCTTTTTGAGCCGCACCTACGGTGCTGACTTAGTAGACGGGTTACGTGTCTTACAAACATACTGCTCCATCCGGAGCAGCGCCTTAACTTGATGACGATCCTGTAGGTTAAGTTGATTTTTTTCCCGCTTGGCCGATCCTCCTCAGTATTCAGCCCACTAGGGTTAGTTCGTCGTGTTTCACTCATTCCTTGAACACAACAAACCAAAAAATGCCCCGGCAGGGGCATTACATTTGTAAAAAGAAGTAGAAAAGCCACCATACAACTGCCCCGGACGGGGCAGCACAATAGAGTTCCGAAGGAGCGATACAGCTTATAATGAAAGAGGGTTGATCCAACCATATTGCTCCATCCGGAGCTGGCCCAAATTTGATGACACTCTCGTAGATCACATTGCTTTTTTTAAGCCACTTTTCCGAAACATCACAGTACTCAGCCCACTAGGGTTAGTTCGTCGGGTTTCACTCATTCCTTGAACACAGGAAACTAAAAATGCCTCTGAAGGAGCAGCTACGTGCCTGCTAAAGTGTGGGTTTTAGATAATGAAGTATCTCTTCAGGTACCTTACCCCCTTTTTTCTATCAGAAGGCTTACATTCAGATCCATCTTTTGCGCTGATTGCAGACAAAAATGCCCCGGCAGGGGCAATACATTTGTAAAAAAAGGCAGAAAATCCACCGTACAACGGGGCAGTACAACAAAGCTCCGAAGAAACGCACCCTTGCACCTTCCACAACTTAAATGAATCGCACCTACGGCGCTTGCCGTGAGTAGAAACTTTCCACCACTACCCACGTCATGTCCCTGACGGGACAGCTGGCTCCTTTACAAGCTTGTTGAAAAAGTATAAACCCCTCATTCTGTACATCAAGTATTCTCCTGAACTCAAAACCAGATGCAGCAATAACTCTCTAAGCGTAGGCTATTGTCCAAGAAACTCTTCGTCCTATCGGGACGGATATGGGTAGAACATGATATGGTACAGAGCACCTGAAGAGCTCCGTAGGAGCGGCACTCATCCGCATGTTATGAAAAGAGAGCCGGAGATCGGATTTGAACCGACGACCTATTCTTTACGAGAGAATTGCTCTACCCCTGAGCTACTCCGGCTTAAAAAGAGACGCAAATATAAAGAGATTTCTGAGTGCAGATCAATATGATCTAATCATTTCAGTAAAGTCACGCTCCATATACAACCATCAAACCTGAAATTTGTTACCTTTACATCCATCAAAAACAAATGACCCTGTAGTTCAACCGGATAGAACGATAGCCTCCTAAGCTTTAGATCTGGGTTCGAGTCCCGGCGGGGTCACTCCTACTTTTTGTTTGCTTAATCTCTATCAATTCATTCCAAACTTTCATTGGTTGCACACATAAGGAACGAGAAGCCTGTCCCGCCGTAGGGGAATCCGTTAACCAACGGATCGGGAAGGCCCGGCGGGGTCACATTTTTCAACTAAAAACTTTACTCCTCTTTCTTACCTCTTCGAAACGGTTTGGAAGCCAGCCTCAGCGGAGCTTTTCCAATATGCTTTACAACGATCTTTGTTCCATCGTACACAATTCCGGCCAGCATCTTGGCTGCTTCAGCTGTTGCTGAATTCCGGATCGATTGACGGCGCCTTTTTACTAACGTACCGCAATATTGCTGAGCCACTTTTCCTACCCTCAACGTTAAAAAAGCATTTGAGCTCCCGGTAATTACCGAGTTGATCACCATGGTAGTTCCGGGTACAAACGAGAGTACAGAGCCAATTCCCTGCGACATGGACGACTCCACAATCTCGTAGTACTCCGCTTCGTCAATGCTGCTGGCAATGAATGCCGTCACCATCACATTGGTGTAGAGATAACTCAAATCCTTAATAGTCGGTCGCTGAGCATAAATATGGGCGATCTCCCAAATCAACCTGAACTGTAGTCCTAAAATAAATAGTGCATCCAAAGCTCCGTTTTGAGAAATAGCCGTAGTAATGAATGCCCGGTTAGCCGTTCGTTTGATCGATTTATCAGACTCTTTATCTAATACATGAATCGCCTCCCTGACATCATCCACACCGGACACCTGATCCATCTTTACGATGGGATTACCGCCTAATCTCTTTGAAAGATTCTCAATATACCGGTCAAACTCTGCGCCTTCGTCTGTCTCGGGAGGAATTAACCTGCCCGGCAGTTTAAAATAGAGCCATACAGGCGCAAGTACTGCAACGGCTGCTACAATCAAGAACAGAATTAATGAGACCTGACCAAATACAGGATGGATACCTCCCAAAAAGTTTGCAAACTGAATGAGCTGATTTACAATAACAATCAGTATCAGAGCAGAAACAGCAAATGCCGTGATGGTTAAAACTCTTCTTATTTCACGTTTCATCTCATCTTGTTTGAATTGAATTTATTTCGATATCACATTTACTCATCCAGATGCTGCCTATAGAACCAAAACACATATCCACAGTTGTCGCAGATCTTATTCAAAGCATCCCGGTTCAGCCAATCGAAACTGAAAAAGCTCGCTCCTCTTGTATTCATTAGAGTCCTGCGGGTCCAGAATTGATCGTGATCACAAACCGGGCAGGTAATTTTCTTTCCGTCTACCCGAACCTCACTCACTTCTCTATTAGCCATTTTTTCTCTTTTCGACTTAATTGTTCATCCAGTTTAAAACATTGTCCTCTAAAACGCTCAAAGGTACACTTCCTTTGAGAAGAACCACATCATGAAATTCCCTCAAATCAAATTCAGACCCCATTTCTTCCTCAGCCTGCTCCCGAAGTTCACGTATTTTGATCTCACCCATTTTGTAAGCCAGCGCCTGACCCGGCCAGAAAATATAGCGGTTTACTTCAGAACGAATATTGTGCAGTGAAAGTGCGGAGTTTTCTGCCATAAAATCGATCGCTTCCTCACGCGACCATCCTTTCGCATGCATTCCTGTATCCACCACCAACCTCAGTGCCCGCCACATCTCGTAGCTCAATCGTCCAAAATTAGTGTAAGGATCATCATACATACCCACTTCCAGCCCCAGCCGTTCGGAGTAGAGTGCCCACCCTTCGACAAATGCGGTAAATCCGGCCACAGAACGGAACTTGGG
Coding sequences within it:
- a CDS encoding DUF697 domain-containing protein, which codes for MKREIRRVLTITAFAVSALILIVIVNQLIQFANFLGGIHPVFGQVSLILFLIVAAVAVLAPVWLYFKLPGRLIPPETDEGAEFDRYIENLSKRLGGNPIVKMDQVSGVDDVREAIHVLDKESDKSIKRTANRAFITTAISQNGALDALFILGLQFRLIWEIAHIYAQRPTIKDLSYLYTNVMVTAFIASSIDEAEYYEIVESSMSQGIGSVLSFVPGTTMVINSVITGSSNAFLTLRVGKVAQQYCGTLVKRRRQSIRNSATAEAAKMLAGIVYDGTKIVVKHIGKAPLRLASKPFRRGKKEE
- a CDS encoding DNA-binding protein, whose product is MANREVSEVRVDGKKITCPVCDHDQFWTRRTLMNTRGASFFSFDWLNRDALNKICDNCGYVFWFYRQHLDE